The Rugosibacter aromaticivorans region CACTGGCGAAGAGCAGAAGCTAGTCAAAACTACTGCCTTCGATTTGCAACTGAACCCGGCAAGTCCGGGACTGAGTTTCCACAAACTCGACAAGGCGAAGGACAAGAACTTCTGGTCGGTGCGGGTGGGCAGTGATATCCGCTTGATTGTGCACAAGAGCGCTGCGAGCCTGCTGCTCTGCTATGCGGATCATCACGACAAGGCCTATGACTGGGCGGAACGACGCAAGCTGGAAACGCACCCCAAGACGGGTGCCGCGCAGTGGGTGGAGATACGCGAAACGGTGCAGGAAATTGTCGTTCCAGTGTATGTGCAAGGTGCCGTGCAGGCAGAACTGGTTATGGAGCCAAGGCCCGCTCCCAAACTGAAGCCGCTGTTCACCGACAGGCCCGATGATGAACTGCTTGGCTATGGCGTCCCGGCCGAGTGGCTGGCCGACGTGAAGAGCGCAACCGAAGACACGCTGTTGGTGTTGTCCGACCACCTGCCCGCCGAGGCGGCGGAGGCGCTGCTGGAACTGGCAACGGGCGGCAAGCCCCGCGTGCCGGCGCAACCCACGGCAACAGCGAATCCCTTCGATCATCCTGACGCCCAGCGCCGCTTCCGCGTGATGACCAATGTGGAGGAGTTGCAGCGCGCGCTCGACTTTCCCTGGGAAAAATGGACTGTCTTTCTGCACCCCGAGCAGCGGCAATGGGTGGAGCGCGATTACACGGGGCCGGCGCGCGTTTCCGGCTCTGCTGGCACAGGCAAGACTATCGTGGCATTGCACCGAGCCGCCTACCTCGCACGCATCAACCCTGACGCCCGAGTGCTGTTGACGACTTTCTCTGACACGCTGGCGAGTGCGTTGCACACCAAATTGAAGCGGCTGTTGGGCAACGCGCCGCGCCTTGCGGAACGCATGGATGTCTATTCGCTGGAAGCTATCGGTCTGCGCCTCTACAAGACTCACATTGGGCAGGTAACCATCGCGGATCGTGCGGATGTGCGGGCTGTGATCGAGGAAGCGGCACGCGCTGTAGCCGGCCACAAATTCAGTTTGCATTTTTTGCTGACGGAATGGGAGCAGGTGGTGGACGCCTGGCAGTTGGCAAGTTGGGAGGCATACCGCGATGTAGTTCGGCTCGGCCGCAAGACCCGCCTGCCGGAGGCGCAGCGCGCGGTGTTGTGGTCTATTTTCGAACAGGTTCGTGCCGCGTTGAAGATGCGCAAGCGGGTGACCCAGTCCGAGCTATTCACGACGCTGGCCGCTGCGATTGCGGCCGGCAGCAAGGTGGTGTTCGACTTCGTTGTGGTGGATGAGGCGCAGGACATCGGTGTGGCCCATCTGCGGTTTCTTGCTGCATTGGGCGGTGGCCGACCGAACGCCTTGTTCTTCGCTGGCGACCTTGGGCAACGCATTTTTCAACAACCGTTTTCGTGGAAGTCGCTGGGCGTGGACATCCGCGGAAGGTCGCGCACCTTGCGCGTCAATTACCGCACTTCGCACCAGATTCGCTCGCAGGCAGACCGGTTGCTCGGTTCGGTGGTGACCGATGTGGATGGCAACAGCGAGGACCGGAGTGACACGGTTTCCGTGTTCAACGGCCCGCCGCCGATGATTCGAATTTTCAAGGACGAGAGCGAGGAGATCAACAACGTCGGTAACTGGATTGTGGCGCGGGTGAATGATGGCGTGCTGCCGCACGAGTTTGGTGTTTTCGTCCGCTCTACAGCGCAACTTTATCGCGCCGAGGCGGCTGTCAACGCCGCAGGTCCGGCCTGCAAGATTCTCGATCAACACGTTGAGACTGTCAGCGGACATGTCTCAATCAGCACCATGCCCCTCGCCAAGGGACTGGAGTTCCGTGCCGTGGTGGTGATGGCGTGCGACGACGAGATCATTCCCTTGCAGGAGCGCATTGAGACAGTCGGCGACGCCGCCGATTTGCAGGAAGTGTATGACACCGAACGTCATCTGCTCTACGTTGCCTGCACACGGGCAAGAGATCATCTGCTGGTGACGAGCGTTGCGCCTGCTTCAGAGTTTCTTGATGATTTGAGAGGGTAATAAAAGCTCCCTTGCGTCACGCAAGGGGTTCAGTAAAAGTCGGCTCTGGTGAGACGGCGCCAAAACAAAAAGCCCCGGTTTGCCGGGGCTTTTTGCTTTCAGTTCAGGTGTTGATTACATCGTCACCGTATCCGCTACTTCGCTGAATTCCTTGATCTGATCGAAATTCATGTAGCGATAGATGTCGGCGGCCTTGGCATTCACCGCCTGCACTTGCTCCATGTATTCGGCCACGGTCGGAATTTTTCCCATCAAGGCCGTGACTGCGGCTAGCTCAGCGGAACTCAGATAGACGCGCGTTTCGATACCCAAACGGTTGGGAAAGTTGCGCGTGGAGGTCGATACGGCCGTGCTGCCTTTTTTGATCTGCGCCTGATTGCCCATGCATAGCGAGCAGCCGGGCATTTCCATGCGCGCACCGGATTTACCGAGGATGGCGTAGTAGCCTTCTTCGTTGAGAATCATGGCGTCCATCTTGGTGGGCGGTGCAATCCACAGGCGGGTGGGTATGTCCGTCTGACCTTCGAGCACTTTGCCGGCAGCGCGAAAATGGCCGATGTTGGTCATGCAGCTGCCGATGAAGACTTCGTCAATTTTCTCGCCAGCCACTTCAGACAATATCTTCACATCGTCCGGATCGTTCGGGCAGGCGAGAATCGGTTCCTTGATGTCGGCCAGATCGATTTCGATTACAGCGGCATATTCGGCGTCGGCATCCGGTTGGAGCAGGGTGCCGTTGGCGATCCAGTCTTCCATGGTCTTGATGCGGCGGCCGAGGGTGCGCTTGTCCTCGTAGCCTTCGGCAATCATCCATTTCATCAAGGTGATGTTGGAGCGTATGTATTCGACGATGGGCGCCTTGGAGAGACGCACGGTGCAGCCGGCGGCGGAACGTTCGGCGGAGGCGTCGGTGAGCTCAAATGCCTGTTCCACCTTGAGATCGGGCAGGCCTTCGATTTCCAGAATGCGGCCGGAGAAGACATTCTTCTTGCCTTGCTTGGCGACGGTGAGCAGACCGGCCTTGATGGCATACAGCGGAATGGCATTAACCAGATCGCGCAGCGTGATGCCGGGTTGCATCGTACCTTTGAAGCGCACCAGTACCGATTCGGGCATGTCGAGCGGCATCACCCCGGTGGCGGCGGCGAAGGCGACGAGGCCGGAGCCGGCGGGAAAGGAGATGCCGATGGGGAAGCGGGTGTGAGAATCGCCGCCGGTGCCCACGGTATCGGGCAACAGAAAGCGGTTGAGCCAGGAGTGAATAATGCCATCGCCGGGTTTTAGCGAGATGCCGCCACGCGAGGTGATGAAGCTGGGCAGGGTGCGATGGGTCTTGACGTCGACCAGTTTCGGGTAAGCGGCGGTGTGGCAGAAGGACTGCATCACCAAATCGGCGGAGAAGCCAAGGCAGGCGAGGTCTTTGAGCTCATCGCGGGTCATTGGGCCGGTGGTATCCTGGCTGCCGACAGACGTCATACGCGGTTCGCAGTAGGTTCCCGGGCGGACACCTTTGCCTTCGGGAAAGCCGCAGGCGCGGCCAACGATTTTTTGCGCTTGCGAGAAACCCTTGCCGGTATCAACGGGCGGTTCGGGCAGGCGGAACAAGGTGGAGGCGGGCAGGCCAAGAAACTCGCGTGCCTTGGCAGTGAGGCCACGGCCGATGATCAAATTGATGCGGCCACCGGCGCGCACTTCATCCAGCAGTACTTCGGATTTGTAATCGAAGGTGGAAATGACAGTGCCGTTTTTCTCGATTTTTTTCTCATAAGGGAAAATATCGATGACATCGCCCATGGCCATTTGTGTCACGTCGCACTCGATGGGGAAGGCACCGGCATCTTCTTGCGTGTTAAAGAAAATCGGGGCGATTTTTCCACCCAGGCAAAAACCACCAAAACGTTTGTTCGGCACAAAAGGAATATCGTCGCCAGTCCACCAGGTGACAGAGTTGGTAGCCGATTTGCGCGAAGAACCGGTGCCAACTACATCACCCACGTAGGCAACGGCGTGGCCTTTTTTCTTCAGATCTTCAATCAGCCCCATCGGGCCGCGCTCGCCGGGTTTTTCCGGGGTAATGCCATCGCGTGCATTCTTCAGCATGGCCAAACCATGTAATGGAATATCAGGGCGGCTCCAGGCATCAGGTGCGGGCGAGAGATCATCGGTGTTGGTTTCGCCCGTGACCTTGAAAACGGTGACGCTGATTTTTTTCGGCACGTCAGGGCGCTGCGTAAACCATTCACCATCGGCCCAGGATTGCATGACCGCTTTGGCGTTGGCGCTGCCTGCCTTGGCTTTGTCGGCGACATCGTGAAAGGCGTCAAACATCAGCAGGGTTGATTTGAGTGCGGTCGCGGCGGTGGTGCCGACTTCGGCGTCGTCCAGGGCGTCGATCAGCGGTTTGACGTTGTAGCCGCCGACCATGGTGCCGAGCAGTTCGGTGGCTTTTGTGCGTGAAATGAGCGTACATGCCGTCTCACCTGCGGCAACTTTTGCAAGAAACTCAGCCTTGACTTTAGCCGCCTCATCAACACCTGCGGGAACGCGATGCGTGATCAAATCAACCAACGTGGCTTCTTCACCTTGGGGTGGGTTGAGTAACAGCTCAATCAAGGCTTCGGTCTGCTGCTTGGTGAGCGGTAGCGGGGGAATGCCAAGCGCGGCGCGCTCGGCAACATGTTGGCGGTAGGCTTCAAGCATGGTGGTTTCCTTTTGTGCGATGGTGAGATGAATAAAAAAGCGAATGCGTGAAAAATGGGATTGTTGTTTTAATCGGTCGGCTGGAAAAAATGCTGACAAATTTCTGTCGTCATGGGCACACCCGTCGCGCGCGCACGTTGCAGCAGCTCCCAGTAATAGCGGTAAGACGCGCGGTCGTGTAGCGTGCCTTTCCATGAGATCGGCCCCCAGGCAGCGGCTTGAGCCGTCAACAAGAGCTCTGCGGCCTCGGTGACCGCAGCAAAGTCGGGGCGCATGGCTTCGATGATGGGTTGAATTTGCGCCGGGTGAATGCTCCACATGCGCAAAAAACCAAAGTCGTTGCGCGCGCGTCGCGCATCCTCGAGTACGACGCCAGTGTCACGCAACTCGGTGGTGACGTTGTGCGCGGGTACAATGCCGTTGGCTAATGCTGCTGCCGCAATTTCACACTTGGCGCGAACGATAAGCGGATGCGTAAATTGGCCGGGTGCGCGCATCGCGGTATCGGGAATCGCGCCGTGATGTGCGCTTACGAAGTCCATGAGGCCGAAGTCGATGGATTCCACGTGGGGAAGGCGTGCGATTTGCCAGACATCATGCAATGCGCCGGGCGTCTCAATAAGAACATGCACGGGAATTTCGCGGGTGATAGCGTGGCGCTGCCGCGTCTGGTCAATGGCCGCAATCTGTTGGGCAGCATCATTCGCGCAGCTTGGCTTGGGCAGCACAATGTAGGCTACCCGGTGCCCTGCGCGCTGGATGATGATATCCAGATCAGCCCGCCAATGCGGGTGAGTGATGTCATGGGTGCGCACCCCCAGCCGCCCGTGGCTGTTGGCCGGGTCCAGCAACAGCGCGCTGACCATCTCGGCATGTTCACGTTCATGGCCCGCTGGGGCGCCATCTTCACAATCGGCCGTGATGTCAAAAACCGGCCCGAGTTCAGCCTGGAGTTGCAGTGCCTTGCGGATCATTTTTTCTGATCCGGCATAGTGCTCGCAGGCGGCAAGCATCGGGAAGGGACGACTTCCCTGATACAGAACTACTGCGGGATGAAGAAGCTGGCTCACGGGTACTGGCACTGGCTTTTTTTCTGCTTCATCCCGTGTGTTTGAGGCGAGGTGCAATGAGCGCAATCAGCCCAACAAGCTCGCAACACCCGCTTGTTCTTCTTGTAGCTCAGTCAGCGTTTTATCCATCATGCTGCGTGAATAGTCGTCAATGGCTAAACCCTCGACGCGTGTGTATTCGCCGTTTTCGCAGGTGACAGGAACGCCATAAATGATATCTTGCGGAATACCGTAGGAACCATCGGATGGAATACCCATGGTGACCCACTTGCCGTTGGTTCCCAAGGCCCAATCGCGCATGTGGTCAATAGCGGCATTCGCTGCAGAGGCGGCAGACGATGCGCCGCGTGTGGCAATGATCGCTGCACCGCGTTTGCCCACGGTGGGGATGTAGTCGTTTTTGTACCAGGCATCATCATTAATGGCCGCCAATGCAGGCTGACCTGCGACGCTGGCAAAACGTAGATCGGGATACATGGTGGGTGAGTGGTTGCCCCAAACGATCATTTTTTCGATATCCGCAACTGCTTTGCCTGTTCGGGTGGCCAATTGCGAAATGGCCCGGTTATGATCCAGACGCAGCATGGCGGTAAAATTTTGTTTAGGCAGGCTAGGCGCCGATTTCATCGCGATGTAAGCATTGGTGTTG contains the following coding sequences:
- a CDS encoding UvrD-helicase domain-containing protein, coding for MYFRISDTFTDSLAKLTGEEQKLVKTTAFDLQLNPASPGLSFHKLDKAKDKNFWSVRVGSDIRLIVHKSAASLLLCYADHHDKAYDWAERRKLETHPKTGAAQWVEIRETVQEIVVPVYVQGAVQAELVMEPRPAPKLKPLFTDRPDDELLGYGVPAEWLADVKSATEDTLLVLSDHLPAEAAEALLELATGGKPRVPAQPTATANPFDHPDAQRRFRVMTNVEELQRALDFPWEKWTVFLHPEQRQWVERDYTGPARVSGSAGTGKTIVALHRAAYLARINPDARVLLTTFSDTLASALHTKLKRLLGNAPRLAERMDVYSLEAIGLRLYKTHIGQVTIADRADVRAVIEEAARAVAGHKFSLHFLLTEWEQVVDAWQLASWEAYRDVVRLGRKTRLPEAQRAVLWSIFEQVRAALKMRKRVTQSELFTTLAAAIAAGSKVVFDFVVVDEAQDIGVAHLRFLAALGGGRPNALFFAGDLGQRIFQQPFSWKSLGVDIRGRSRTLRVNYRTSHQIRSQADRLLGSVVTDVDGNSEDRSDTVSVFNGPPPMIRIFKDESEEINNVGNWIVARVNDGVLPHEFGVFVRSTAQLYRAEAAVNAAGPACKILDQHVETVSGHVSISTMPLAKGLEFRAVVVMACDDEIIPLQERIETVGDAADLQEVYDTERHLLYVACTRARDHLLVTSVAPASEFLDDLRG
- a CDS encoding malate dehydrogenase produces the protein MTKTPVRIAITGAAGQIGYALIFRIAAGEMLGKDQPVILQMLELPMEKAQAALKGVMMELDDCAFPTLVGMVGTDDPKVAFKEADYALLVGAKPRGPGMERKDLLMENAKIFIEQGKALNEVASRNVKVLVVGNPANTNAYIAMKSAPSLPKQNFTAMLRLDHNRAISQLATRTGKAVADIEKMIVWGNHSPTMYPDLRFASVAGQPALAAINDDAWYKNDYIPTVGKRGAAIIATRGASSAASAANAAIDHMRDWALGTNGKWVTMGIPSDGSYGIPQDIIYGVPVTCENGEYTRVEGLAIDDYSRSMMDKTLTELQEEQAGVASLLG
- the acnB gene encoding bifunctional aconitate hydratase 2/2-methylisocitrate dehydratase, whose product is MLEAYRQHVAERAALGIPPLPLTKQQTEALIELLLNPPQGEEATLVDLITHRVPAGVDEAAKVKAEFLAKVAAGETACTLISRTKATELLGTMVGGYNVKPLIDALDDAEVGTTAATALKSTLLMFDAFHDVADKAKAGSANAKAVMQSWADGEWFTQRPDVPKKISVTVFKVTGETNTDDLSPAPDAWSRPDIPLHGLAMLKNARDGITPEKPGERGPMGLIEDLKKKGHAVAYVGDVVGTGSSRKSATNSVTWWTGDDIPFVPNKRFGGFCLGGKIAPIFFNTQEDAGAFPIECDVTQMAMGDVIDIFPYEKKIEKNGTVISTFDYKSEVLLDEVRAGGRINLIIGRGLTAKAREFLGLPASTLFRLPEPPVDTGKGFSQAQKIVGRACGFPEGKGVRPGTYCEPRMTSVGSQDTTGPMTRDELKDLACLGFSADLVMQSFCHTAAYPKLVDVKTHRTLPSFITSRGGISLKPGDGIIHSWLNRFLLPDTVGTGGDSHTRFPIGISFPAGSGLVAFAAATGVMPLDMPESVLVRFKGTMQPGITLRDLVNAIPLYAIKAGLLTVAKQGKKNVFSGRILEIEGLPDLKVEQAFELTDASAERSAAGCTVRLSKAPIVEYIRSNITLMKWMIAEGYEDKRTLGRRIKTMEDWIANGTLLQPDADAEYAAVIEIDLADIKEPILACPNDPDDVKILSEVAGEKIDEVFIGSCMTNIGHFRAAGKVLEGQTDIPTRLWIAPPTKMDAMILNEEGYYAILGKSGARMEMPGCSLCMGNQAQIKKGSTAVSTSTRNFPNRLGIETRVYLSSAELAAVTALMGKIPTVAEYMEQVQAVNAKAADIYRYMNFDQIKEFSEVADTVTM
- a CDS encoding HpcH/HpaI aldolase/citrate lyase family protein; protein product: MSQLLHPAVVLYQGSRPFPMLAACEHYAGSEKMIRKALQLQAELGPVFDITADCEDGAPAGHEREHAEMVSALLLDPANSHGRLGVRTHDITHPHWRADLDIIIQRAGHRVAYIVLPKPSCANDAAQQIAAIDQTRQRHAITREIPVHVLIETPGALHDVWQIARLPHVESIDFGLMDFVSAHHGAIPDTAMRAPGQFTHPLIVRAKCEIAAAALANGIVPAHNVTTELRDTGVVLEDARRARNDFGFLRMWSIHPAQIQPIIEAMRPDFAAVTEAAELLLTAQAAAWGPISWKGTLHDRASYRYYWELLQRARATGVPMTTEICQHFFQPTD